The following are encoded together in the Raineyella sp. LH-20 genome:
- a CDS encoding DUF3046 domain-containing protein, whose translation MRETELWRRLEHHLGSAYARVWAEQHVMADLAGRTAVEALAAGVPPKTVWRACWAALELPASER comes from the coding sequence GTGCGGGAGACGGAACTGTGGCGCAGACTCGAGCATCATCTCGGGTCGGCGTACGCCCGGGTGTGGGCGGAGCAACACGTGATGGCCGACCTCGCCGGACGCACCGCGGTCGAAGCGCTGGCCGCAGGAGTGCCACCGAAGACGGTCTGGCGGGCCTGCTGGGCCGCTCTGGAGCTCCCCGCCTCGGAGCGCTGA
- a CDS encoding helix-turn-helix transcriptional regulator, with protein sequence MTPVTDIARPALMREHLGAALRSERVTQGKTLRDVSRRAGVSLGYLSEVERGQKEASSELLAAICGALNVPMSHVIGDVAERMAVTERTITPLPLRPQATATAA encoded by the coding sequence ATGACCCCTGTCACCGACATCGCCAGGCCCGCGTTGATGCGCGAGCACCTTGGTGCCGCTCTGCGCTCCGAGCGTGTGACACAGGGCAAGACACTCCGGGACGTGTCCCGGCGTGCCGGGGTGAGTCTGGGGTACCTCTCGGAGGTCGAGAGGGGCCAGAAGGAAGCCTCCAGTGAGCTCCTCGCGGCGATCTGCGGTGCGCTCAACGTGCCGATGTCCCACGTGATCGGCGACGTCGCCGAGCGGATGGCCGTCACCGAGCGCACCATCACCCCGCTTCCGCTGCGGCCCCAGGCGACCGCGACCGCTGCCTGA
- a CDS encoding CinA family protein: MTVLALLERGAATLATCESLTGGLLGATLTSVPGASTVFRGGLITYATDLKHTLARVDPGELARDGAVAPSTALAMAAGARETCAADWGVAVTGVAGPDPQEDHPAGTVYVAVADRVGAAVEQYRFDGDRHAIRTQTVEAALRQLVEAWRSH, translated from the coding sequence ATGACGGTGCTGGCGCTCCTCGAGCGCGGGGCGGCGACCCTGGCGACCTGCGAGTCGCTGACCGGCGGCCTGCTCGGAGCGACGCTGACCTCCGTGCCCGGTGCCTCGACGGTCTTCCGCGGCGGTCTGATCACGTACGCCACCGACCTGAAGCACACCCTGGCCCGGGTGGATCCCGGCGAGCTGGCCCGGGACGGCGCGGTCGCCCCGTCCACGGCGCTGGCGATGGCCGCCGGTGCGCGCGAGACCTGCGCCGCGGACTGGGGCGTGGCCGTCACCGGTGTCGCCGGGCCCGACCCGCAGGAGGACCATCCGGCGGGCACGGTCTACGTCGCGGTGGCGGATCGGGTGGGCGCGGCGGTCGAGCAGTATCGGTTCGACGGCGACCGCCATGCGATCCGTACGCAGACCGTCGAGGCCGCCCTCCGACAGCTGGTCGAGGCGTGGCGGAGCCACTGA
- the pgsA gene encoding CDP-diacylglycerol--glycerol-3-phosphate 3-phosphatidyltransferase, giving the protein MSAEPGAEPSPWNVPNALTVLRILLVPLFGWMLLSHPEAAGWRWATTGVFIVAMATDFVDGHLARSRHLITSFGKLMDPIADKALTGMAFIGLSIIGELWWWVTIVILLREWGITVMRFFILKYGVMAANRGGKLKTMTQSAALVLYLLPLPAAGLSLGGVVEVISWVLMAAAFLLTVLTGLDYLREAVRMRAAYLADHPDAR; this is encoded by the coding sequence ATGAGCGCGGAGCCCGGTGCCGAGCCGTCCCCCTGGAACGTCCCCAACGCCCTGACCGTCCTGCGCATCCTGCTGGTGCCGCTGTTCGGTTGGATGCTGCTCTCCCACCCGGAGGCGGCCGGCTGGCGGTGGGCCACTACCGGCGTCTTCATCGTGGCGATGGCCACCGACTTCGTCGACGGCCACCTGGCCCGCTCGCGCCACCTGATCACCAGCTTCGGCAAGCTGATGGACCCGATCGCCGACAAGGCGCTCACCGGCATGGCGTTCATCGGCCTGAGCATCATCGGCGAACTGTGGTGGTGGGTGACGATCGTCATCCTGCTGCGCGAGTGGGGCATCACCGTGATGCGGTTCTTCATCTTGAAGTACGGGGTGATGGCGGCCAACCGCGGCGGGAAGCTGAAGACGATGACCCAGTCGGCGGCACTGGTGCTCTACCTGCTGCCGTTGCCCGCAGCGGGCCTGTCCCTCGGTGGTGTCGTCGAGGTCATCTCCTGGGTGTTGATGGCGGCGGCCTTCCTGCTCACCGTGTTGACCGGTCTGGACTACCTACGGGAGGCGGTGCGGATGCGGGCCGCCTACCTGGCCGACCATCCCGACGCACGATGA
- the rimO gene encoding 30S ribosomal protein S12 methylthiotransferase RimO: MSVHLVSLGCARNDVDSEELAGRLAAGGFRLVDDAEGADAVMVNTCGFITQAKQESVEVLLEAADLKAEGRTKAVVAVGCMAERYGADLAAELPEADILGFDDYDDIAARLQGILQGARPTPHVPRDRRELLPITPVERQAAAAGIVVPGVTHADAAAPASGPRTFHRRLSGAPSAPLKIASGCDRRCAFCAIPSFRGSYVSRTLDDVVAEARWLASQGVREAFLVSENTSSYGKDLGAGHDLEALLRELSRIDELPWIRVSYLQPAEIRPGLVETMARLDTVVDYFDLSFQHAAPDVLRRMRRFGDPESFLDLIGRVRAAAPQAGIRANVIAGFPGETERDVELLADFLRAARLDVCGVFPYSDEEGTEGVRLDGHLPEDEIEDRRAMLADLVMEVMEDRAADRVGDEITVLLEGRDEEDGSWVGRAAHQGPEVDGVTSLDLSAPDGPDGESYAVGDLVRARVTDAEGIDLVARPLAGLR; this comes from the coding sequence CTGTCGGTGCACCTGGTCTCCTTGGGCTGTGCACGCAACGACGTCGATTCCGAAGAACTCGCCGGCCGGCTGGCCGCGGGCGGCTTCCGCCTCGTCGACGACGCCGAGGGCGCCGACGCGGTGATGGTCAACACCTGCGGCTTCATCACCCAGGCGAAGCAGGAGTCCGTCGAGGTGCTCCTCGAGGCCGCCGACCTGAAGGCAGAGGGTCGTACGAAGGCCGTCGTGGCGGTCGGCTGCATGGCGGAGCGCTACGGTGCCGACCTGGCCGCCGAGCTGCCGGAGGCCGACATCCTCGGCTTCGACGACTACGACGACATCGCCGCCCGTCTGCAGGGCATCCTGCAGGGCGCCCGGCCCACCCCGCACGTCCCGCGCGACCGCCGCGAGCTGCTGCCGATCACCCCGGTCGAGCGCCAGGCGGCCGCGGCCGGCATCGTCGTCCCCGGTGTGACCCACGCCGATGCCGCCGCGCCGGCCAGTGGTCCGCGTACGTTCCACCGTCGGCTCTCCGGGGCGCCGTCCGCGCCGCTGAAGATCGCCTCCGGCTGCGACCGACGGTGCGCCTTCTGCGCCATCCCGTCCTTCCGCGGATCGTACGTCTCCCGTACTCTCGACGATGTCGTCGCGGAGGCCCGCTGGCTGGCGAGCCAGGGGGTGCGCGAGGCCTTCCTGGTCTCCGAGAACACCTCCTCGTACGGCAAGGATCTCGGCGCCGGACACGATCTGGAGGCACTGCTCCGCGAGCTGTCGAGGATCGACGAGCTTCCGTGGATCCGGGTCAGCTACCTGCAGCCGGCCGAGATCCGCCCCGGGCTGGTCGAGACGATGGCCCGGCTGGACACGGTGGTCGACTACTTCGACCTGTCCTTCCAACACGCCGCGCCGGACGTGCTGCGCCGGATGCGCCGCTTCGGCGACCCGGAGTCCTTCCTCGACCTGATCGGCCGGGTCCGCGCCGCCGCCCCGCAGGCCGGCATCCGGGCCAACGTCATCGCCGGCTTCCCCGGCGAGACCGAGCGGGACGTCGAACTGCTCGCGGACTTCCTGCGCGCGGCACGGCTCGACGTGTGCGGCGTCTTCCCCTACTCCGACGAGGAGGGCACCGAGGGCGTACGCCTCGACGGGCACCTGCCCGAGGACGAGATCGAGGACCGTCGGGCGATGCTCGCCGACCTCGTCATGGAGGTGATGGAGGACCGTGCCGCCGACCGGGTCGGTGACGAGATCACCGTCCTGCTCGAGGGGCGTGACGAGGAGGACGGCAGCTGGGTGGGCCGTGCCGCCCACCAGGGACCGGAGGTCGACGGGGTGACCAGTCTCGACCTTTCCGCCCCGGACGGACCGGACGGCGAGTCGTACGCCGTCGGCGACCTCGTCCGGGCGCGGGTGACCGACGCCGAGGGCATCGACCTGGTGGCCCGACCGCTGGCGGGCCTCCGATGA